ccagaactgtgttggcttttttagcagctgctgcacactgctggctcatatctaaatggttatccactaggactccaagatccctctcacaggtactactattgagcaaggcaccacatatacggtactggtgcattttggtttttttttgcctaaatgtagaatcttacttttttcactgttgaatttcattttgttagatagcgcccaatgttcaagtttgtcaagatctttctgtaatttgagcctatcttctggagtgttggctattcttgccagcttggtgtcatctgcaaatttgatgagttccccatctatcccctcgtcctatctattttattttatttgaatttatatcccgcccttctccgaagactcagggcggcttacattgtgtaaagccAATTTCTATAAGCAGGTTTAATCTATATAAAATAGGATCGATCGATAGATCCTATTTTACATAGATTTAAGCTGCTTTTCTTTCGAAGCAAGTGACCCGCTGTGCCTGCTTCTGAAGATTTGAAATAGGGCCGTTTCCGTCGCAAGTGTTAATCTTAAAGAGTTGTCTCACCCAATCAAGATCATACTAATTTATAAAACCAGAAACGTATCCGTATTTCTGCTTATTCCAAACTCGCCTGTGCACACACCAAAGCCCTCccacccaaaaaataaataaaataaattcaggaGACTTGTATGCTTTGCAGAACGTTGCCATCCTTTCTTGCAACACTCAAAGCTGTTTAAAGCAACTAATCTCGGGCATTATAAAACCCAGGAATGAAAACACAGCAAATGAAAGCGAAGCGCTAAGGATTGGAACTTTGCTTAGGTCAACATTGGATTTTTGACGAATTTACTAATAGGAAATTAATACTCCAGTAAAATACCCTGGGTTGTAACACGAGAGGGCAAATGACGAAACGTACCGATGCTGGATCTTTTTAATCCCACGATTTCACGCAGTAGCTTGAAAAGGTTTCGGGGAAACCGTTTGTCAACGGATGATATTTTGTAATTCATTCAAGTCGGATTATTGTGGGCGCTGAAAGAAAAGCTTCGGCAACCGAGGATCGCTGGGAAGTTCAGAGCAAGAGAAAAGGTATTGTTTTAACGGGTATCCAATTAGCGTCGAGACTAGACATTCGAACGCAAACGTTTCAACCAATCAGGCTAAAGGCGCGGGCTATAAAAAGGCCGGCGGACAGTGCCTGGGCTTCATTTCGCGTGATTCTGTGAGTTCCAGTGTCGGTGAGAAACCATGGCTCGTACCAAGCAGACCGCTCGCAAGTCGACCGGCGGGAAGGCGCCCCGCAAGCAGCTGGCCACCAAGGCGGCGAGGAAGAGCGCGCCGGCCACGGGCGGCGTGAAGAAGCCTCACCGCTACCGGCCGGGCACCGTGGCCCTCCGCGAGATCCGCCGCTACCAGAAGTCGACGGAGCTGCTGATCCGCAAGCTGCCCTTCCAGCGGCTGGTGCGCGAGATCGCGCAGGATTTCAAGACCGACCTGCGCTTCCAGAGCTCGGCCGTCATGGCTCTGCAGGAGGCGAGCGAGGCTTACCTGGTGGGGCTCTTCGAGGACACCAACTTGTGCGCCATCCACGCCAAGCGGGTCACCATCATGCCCAAAGACATCCAGCTGGCCCGCCGCATCCGCGGGGAGAGGGCGTAAAAGACGCGCAGAGGGCCCCCACTGACAaaccccccaaaggctcttttaagAGCCACCACCTCTTCCTAAAAGGAGCTGAGATCCACGTGGAACAATTCGGTAGAAACATTAGATTTTGGGACCTGAAATCCATGCAGTAAGACGATCGTTCTGAACCCTAAGATTGATTACTATTCCCAGCCCATTTTACAAAATCTCATTTCAGTTTTCATTCTTACCCTGTGTAGTATTTTTGTGATAAAAGACCAAATATCTAGGGCGGTTTTTTGGGCCAGGAATTCTAGCCCAAAAGTGCCTAAAATCTAGGGATTCCCCGCTCCCCCCACCTGCCTTTTAACAATCGCAAAGTCCTGATGATCaaatgatacagttctacagacgaattattgagtctgtcatctgcacctttataactgggTTGGGTCCGCAACCAAGCAAGACACAGactaacggataattagaactgtagaaaataaTTGCcatcaacctgctttccattgaggacctatatactgcaccagtcagttttactctatgactatcattaaatgttgcatcttatgattcttgatgcacgtatcttttcttttatggacacagcatatgcaccaagacaaattccctgtgtgtccaatcacacttggccaataaaaattctattttattctatttataccaGTAATTGTCTATggtgattctcagccatccaggttgtggttgtcccaaaggttccttttttttccaacaggccattggactttcttgtgtgtttttttttttttcaagtcggagctgaagaagcttctgggttgagaagcgaaacctcttcaaagaaaagtccagtggcctctttTAAAAAGCACTTCTGGGTTCCCGCTTAATTTGTTTTGAATTTGCAGACAATTGTCCTTTAGCCTTCTTCATAAAAAACGTGGGTTAACTTCCCAGTTTGCTTCAAGTAACAACATAGATGCGAATTGGTgaggaaaaaaaagtaacttctCTTGAGTTACTTGTAGGAAAATTGTACGGTGACGTTTTGCTTGAAATCACCTGAGGAAACTGCAAGGTGGGAGTCCCAACAAATATATAGAATCGATATAAAAAGCAAgtaattctattttaaaaataactgacttaaaaatttctttttaatttaaaaaggcaaatgtGTCAGGAGTGGGATTCGAACCCACGCCTCCAGAGGAGACTGCGACCTGAACGCAGCGCCTTAGACCGCTCGGCCATCCTGACTCCCGCTCGCCGCTTGTGAAGTGTTGCTTACAAATtctctctccctcgcttggaaaTTAGCTAGACATTTCTGCAGAGTCCGATTCCTGGTTTTCCAAGCCTCTCTGCGACGTTGGTGGGAAATCTTAGCAGAAGAAGGACGCTGAGAAACGCCCTCTAAGGCTCTTTTCTCTCTGCGGTCCGAGCATGAGCAACTCACCcacggcttttttttttccccgcttGCGATCTCTTCCAGAAACCAAATAAAAATACTGTCTGCCATTAGCAATTGCCGGAAAAGGGCTGAAAAGTAATGGCATTCTGGCTCAATCTGTCCTGGAATCCAGaataggggagggaaaagaaaagaaaagaaagaagaagaaaagaaaaaagaaaagaaacagaaaagaaaagaaagagaaggagaggagaagagaagaggagaagagaagaagagaagaggaggaggggaagaaaggagaagaagaggagaggaggagagaaggagaggagcagaagagaggaggagaggaggagagaagagaaggaggaggagaggaggggagaagaagaggagaaaaaaaggggggaaagaaaagaggaaaatagaaaaggagaaaagaaaagaaaaaatagaatagtaaAAGGTAATTAGCAGAGGATGGTTTCGATCCATTGACCTCTGGGTTATGGGCCCAGCACGCTTCCGCTGCGCCACTCTGCTCCTTGACTGTCACTCTTTCTCCTGAAAGTCTGTAAAGGAACGGATGTGACTTGCCAGAAatggtattttttccccctcttgtttAGTGTAGTttcgtttactttattgtcattgcatctCGTACAAcgcaattaaatgccatcttcggtGTACATTATAACGCTGAAAAGAAAacgcaaacacacatccttcgcaTTCTATACAATTGCATTGAAaaccccctgatattgcattaataattGCCCTATACActagaattcagtatagttactgccctgggatagaagctgtttttcagcctattcgcCCTTGTTCTTATtgccctgtaccgtctgccagatggtaatcaTGCAAAACAAtccgtggaacgacttgccaccagaagttgcagatccttcatcactggaggtttacaAGAAAGAACTGGACATTTGTTCCAGACTGGGTCTTACTGGgcaaggaggttggactagaggatcttcaaagtccctcccaactcttctATTCTGAATTACGTCCTTAAAGATTCCTGTTAAGGACATTCAGTGGAGAGCTTTTGGCAACGTCCCCTGTGCCTCTTGTTATTCTAATTCATCTCTTTTTGTGGGAAGCCCCGCTACcccaaagaataaaatatttgggggggggaatattaaaagaggcagaatattgtatttccccaaaggagaaatggagaaacatgtcctcagaggcagaaagcagcccccagtctttcttaatagctcaCTGTGCGAAAGGAGATAAAGAGTTTATTG
Above is a window of Ahaetulla prasina isolate Xishuangbanna chromosome 4, ASM2864084v1, whole genome shotgun sequence DNA encoding:
- the LOC131197242 gene encoding histone H3, encoding MARTKQTARKSTGGKAPRKQLATKAARKSAPATGGVKKPHRYRPGTVALREIRRYQKSTELLIRKLPFQRLVREIAQDFKTDLRFQSSAVMALQEASEAYLVGLFEDTNLCAIHAKRVTIMPKDIQLARRIRGERA